A genome region from Panicum virgatum strain AP13 chromosome 4K, P.virgatum_v5, whole genome shotgun sequence includes the following:
- the LOC120704139 gene encoding uncharacterized protein LOC120704139 isoform X2, with the protein MEEMKRLQGLRAETLKEPCQTPESRDGAIRCPIPCKSSRWYRDRELRAAQDLSDFILSKASPPYFMGSPPVRATNPLVHDAQFCAWKVQGVDQSIGIPIPTKGYNAHYCATKGSITKA; encoded by the exons ATGGAGGAAATGAAAAGACTACAGGGTCTGAGAGCAGAAACATTGAAGGAACCCTGCCAAACCCCAGAAAGTAGAGATGGAGCGATCAGATGTCCAATTCCGTGTAAAAGCAGCAG GTGGTATAGGGATCGTGAGTTGAGAGCTGCACAAGATCTTTCTGATTTCATTCTGAGCAAG GCTTCACCTCCATACTTCATGGGGTCTCCGCCAGTTCGTGCAACCAATCCTCTTGTTCATGATGCCCAATTCTGTGCATGGAAGGTACAAGGTGTTGATCAGTCTATAGGGATTCCTATACCGACCAAGGGCTACAATGCTCACTACTGTGCAACGAAAGGATCTATTACGAAGGCTTGA
- the LOC120704139 gene encoding uncharacterized protein LOC120704139 isoform X1 → MGLEHLTNSANPSSGFPFYGIEAMEEMKRLQGLRAETLKEPCQTPESRDGAIRCPIPCKSSRWYRDRELRAAQDLSDFILSKASPPYFMGSPPVRATNPLVHDAQFCAWKVQGVDQSIGIPIPTKGYNAHYCATKGSITKA, encoded by the exons ATGGGTTTGGAACATTTGACGAATTCAGCTAATCCTTCATCAG GTTTCCCATTTTACGGAATTGAAGCAATGGAGGAAATGAAAAGACTACAGGGTCTGAGAGCAGAAACATTGAAGGAACCCTGCCAAACCCCAGAAAGTAGAGATGGAGCGATCAGATGTCCAATTCCGTGTAAAAGCAGCAG GTGGTATAGGGATCGTGAGTTGAGAGCTGCACAAGATCTTTCTGATTTCATTCTGAGCAAG GCTTCACCTCCATACTTCATGGGGTCTCCGCCAGTTCGTGCAACCAATCCTCTTGTTCATGATGCCCAATTCTGTGCATGGAAGGTACAAGGTGTTGATCAGTCTATAGGGATTCCTATACCGACCAAGGGCTACAATGCTCACTACTGTGCAACGAAAGGATCTATTACGAAGGCTTGA
- the LOC120704138 gene encoding cryptochrome DASH, chloroplastic/mitochondrial produces MNAAASSSSSRPVRGAAVPVPSLSADETGAVADETFQRHTSPSLRRGGAGVAVVWFRNDLRVLDNEALVRAWAASEAVLPVFCVDPRIFEGSTHYFGFPKTAALRAQFLVECVGDLKYNLKKKGLDLLVRTGKPEEILPTIAKAVSAHTVYAQKETCSEELFVEGLVRKGLEQVQITQGGTSGQKKSPNPRLQLIWGATMYHIDDLPFTVNNLPDVYTQFRKAVESKSSVRNCSKLPPSLGPPPSYGLDEIGGWGAIPTLESLGLSVTKSEKGMHFKGGENAALGRVHEYFWKKDQLKVYKETRNGMLGPDYSTKFSPWLASGSLSPRYICEEVKRYEKQRVANDSTYWVLFELIWRDYFKFLSAKYGNSIFHLGGPRKVVSKWSQDQALFESWRDGRTGYPLIDANMMELSATGFMSNRGRQIVCSFLVRDMGIDWRMGAEWFETCLLDYDPASNYGNWTYGAGVGNDPREDRYFSIPKQAKTYDPEGEYVSYWLPELRSLAKERRNFPGASYIRQIVPLKFDGGNQKKDQQFNRQRRPNMYRR; encoded by the exons ATGAACGCCGCCGCCTCAAGCTCTTCGTCCCGGCCGGTGCGCGGTGCGGCGGTGCCGGTGCCTTCTCTCAGCGCCGACGAGACCGGCGCGGTGGCTGACGAGACCTTCCAGAGGCATACGTCGCCGAGCTTGAGGAGAGGCGGGGCCGGGGTGGCTGTAGTGTGGTTCAGGAACGATCTCCGGGTGCTCGACAACGAGGCGCTGGTGCGCGCGTGGGCGGCGTCCGAGGCGGTCCTGCCGGTGTTCTGCGTTGATCCTCGGATCTTCGAAGGGAGCACGCACTACTTCGGGTTCCCCAAGACTGCAG CATTGAGGGCACAGTTCTTGGTAGAGTGTGTGGGAGATCTGAAGTATAATTTGAAGAAAAAGGGTCTCGATTTACTAGTTCGAACCGGCAAGCCTGAAGAGATCCTTCCTACAATTGCAAAGGCTGTCAGTGCACATACT GTTTATGCTCAAAAGGAAACCTGCAGTGAGGAGCTCTTCGTCGAGGGCCTCGTGCGCAAAGGCCTAGAGCAAGTTCAGATTACTCAAGGAGGAACATCTGGCCAGAAGAAATCTCCGAACCCCAGGCTGCAGCTCATCTGGGGAGCAACAATGTACCATATTGATGACCTCCCGTTCACTGTGAACAACTTGCCAGACGTGTACACACAGTTCAGAAAG GCGGTTGAATCCAAGTCCTCGGTTAGGAATTGCAGCAAGTTGCCGCCATCGCTTGGACCGCCCCCTAGTTACGGCCTAGATGAGATTGGAGGGTGGGGGGCAATACCAACACTGGAGTCTCTAGGCCTGAGTGTCACAAAG TCTGAGAAGGGAATGCATTTCAAAGGAGGAGAGAATGCAGCTCTCGGAAGAGTCCATGAGTACTTTTGGAAGAAGGATCAGCTGAAAGTCTACAAGGAGACCAGGAATGGCATGTTAGGTCCAGATTACTCCACAAAATTCTCTCCTTGGCTTGCTTCTGGCAGTCTTTCGCCACGTTACATTTGCGAAGAG GTGAAAAGATATGAGAAGCAAAGAGTAGCAAATGATTCTACATACTG GGTTTTGTTTGAGTTGATATGGAGAGACTACTTCAAATTTCTATCAGCAAAATATGGGAACTCCATTTTTCACCTAG GAGGTCCGAGGAAAGTAGTATCCAAATGGAGTCAGGATCAAGCATTGTTTGAATCTTGGAGAGATGGTCGAACTGG CTACCCTCTTATTGATGCCAACATGATGGAGCTTTCAGCCACTGGTTTCATGTCTAACCGTGGCCGTCAG ATTGTCTGCTCATTTCTTGTCCGAGATATGGGTATTGATTGGAGAATGGGAGCAGAATGGTTCGAGACATGCTTATTGGATTATGACCCAGCTTCAAATTATGGTAACTGGACATATGGAGCAG GAGTTGGCAATGATCCACGAGAAGATCGATACTTCAGTATCCCAAAGCAA GCCAAAACGTACGATCCTGAAGGGGAGTACGTCTCATACTGGTTACCAGAACTCCGGTCGCTGGCGAAGGAAAGAAGAAACTTCCCAGGGGCGTCATACATCAGGCAGATCGTCCCACTTAAGTTCGATGGTGGAAATCAGAAAAAAGATCAGCAGTTCAACAGGCAGAGAAGGCCGAACATGTACAGGAGATGA